In Collimonas arenae, a single genomic region encodes these proteins:
- a CDS encoding rhomboid family intramembrane serine protease has translation MLIIPVDRKPDWRRPPLVTILLVLINLLIYFGIQWGERSHMEPAAQYYLVESRLPEFEFLAYARYLDSQNKPEAGSAMRKGLGRWCQIRARADLAAARDGKTASLKDYQSLIERWYVLDADVRFSALMQQAQPALLGTINADDLAEWKEQREHYLSIRSRSFTERYALIPAQASERPLTLLTHMFLHASVEHVLGNMVFLAMVGYAVEILLGGGWYLLFYLLSGLLSARFYLVFEGDSTALSLGASGAISGVMGMYTVLYGLRKIRFFYWFLFYFDFFKAPALIMLPIWVGKEAFDLLFGEPSNTNYYAHIGGLLGGALLALIYRLLARGRLVQAHASFVSHVDDDKLLRSLQQSAYAALARLDFERARRDFASLVNKTLAQQKAPQPDWLLQLFNLSKDAPSSVAFHKTAEMLLSLPKDRICEDKIHQVYLDYVASAEPRPRLSNEQSLAIARRFAMNGQPQTAAAIMQILLVTARQHQQLPLLIQFVARGFMAEGKRDKAQHYQQLLQRQFPLSEESRWVSSPGNRY, from the coding sequence ATGCTGATTATCCCGGTAGACCGTAAGCCAGACTGGAGGCGTCCGCCGCTGGTCACGATCCTGCTGGTACTAATAAATTTGCTGATCTACTTTGGCATTCAGTGGGGCGAGCGCAGTCACATGGAGCCGGCCGCCCAGTATTACCTGGTCGAGTCGCGCTTGCCGGAATTCGAATTCCTGGCCTACGCGCGTTACCTGGATAGCCAAAACAAACCGGAAGCGGGCAGCGCCATGCGCAAGGGGCTGGGGCGCTGGTGCCAGATAAGAGCGCGCGCCGACTTGGCGGCTGCGCGCGACGGCAAGACGGCTTCGCTGAAAGACTATCAGTCGTTGATCGAGCGCTGGTATGTGCTGGACGCGGACGTCAGGTTTTCCGCTCTGATGCAGCAAGCCCAGCCTGCGTTGCTGGGCACCATCAACGCCGATGATCTGGCGGAATGGAAAGAGCAGCGCGAACACTATCTAAGCATCCGCAGTCGCAGTTTCACCGAGCGTTATGCGCTCATCCCGGCACAAGCGTCCGAGCGTCCGCTCACTTTGCTGACGCATATGTTTTTACACGCTAGCGTCGAACACGTATTGGGTAATATGGTGTTCCTGGCGATGGTCGGTTATGCGGTGGAGATCTTGCTCGGCGGTGGCTGGTATTTATTGTTTTATCTTCTTTCCGGATTGCTGTCGGCCAGGTTCTATCTAGTGTTTGAAGGTGACAGCACGGCGCTGTCGCTGGGCGCCTCAGGCGCCATTTCCGGCGTCATGGGTATGTACACAGTGCTGTACGGTCTGCGCAAAATTCGCTTCTTCTACTGGTTCCTGTTTTATTTCGACTTCTTCAAGGCACCGGCGTTGATCATGCTGCCGATCTGGGTCGGCAAGGAAGCGTTCGACCTGTTGTTTGGCGAGCCATCGAATACCAATTATTACGCCCACATCGGCGGCCTTCTGGGTGGCGCCTTGCTGGCTTTGATATATCGCTTGCTGGCGCGAGGCAGATTGGTGCAGGCACATGCCAGCTTTGTCTCGCATGTTGACGACGACAAGTTGCTGCGAAGCTTGCAACAGAGTGCTTATGCAGCCTTGGCCAGGCTTGATTTCGAGCGCGCACGGCGCGACTTCGCCAGCCTGGTAAACAAGACGCTGGCGCAACAGAAAGCGCCGCAGCCAGACTGGCTGCTGCAGCTATTCAATTTATCGAAAGACGCGCCTTCCTCTGTAGCCTTCCACAAAACCGCCGAGATGCTGTTGAGCCTGCCAAAAGACAGGATCTGCGAAGACAAAATTCATCAGGTATATCTGGATTATGTCGCCAGTGCAGAGCCGCGGCCGCGGCTTAGTAACGAACAGTCGCTGGCGATTGCCAGGCGTTTTGCCATGAACGGCCAGCCGCAAACGGCGGCGGCTATCATGCAGATACTACTAGTGACCGCACGTCAGCATCAGCAGTTGCCGCTACTGATACAGTTTGTCGCCCGTGGATTCATGGCGGAGGGTAAGCGCGACAAGGCGCAACATTATCAACAGCTATTGCAGCGGCAATTTCCGCTGAGCGAAGAGAGCCGATGGGTGTCGAGTCCTGGCAATCGCTACTAA
- a CDS encoding NUDIX domain-containing protein, producing the protein MSEFKFCPVCAASLVQRADEEEAGKLRLACPEGHWTHWDNPLPVLAAIVEIDGKVLLARNAAWEEGMFALITGFMERGETPEQGIARELKEETNLDAGKITLVGVYEFIRKNELIIAYHVEASGTIRLSPELLEYRLLEPAALRPWRAGTGHAVADWMRAQGLAVEYVDRPLLQKAQPEAALKS; encoded by the coding sequence ATGAGTGAATTCAAATTCTGTCCGGTCTGTGCTGCATCGCTGGTTCAACGCGCTGATGAAGAGGAAGCTGGAAAATTGCGTCTGGCTTGTCCTGAGGGACACTGGACCCATTGGGATAATCCATTGCCGGTGCTAGCCGCCATTGTTGAGATTGACGGCAAGGTCCTGCTGGCGCGCAATGCGGCATGGGAAGAGGGCATGTTCGCGCTGATTACCGGTTTCATGGAACGCGGCGAAACACCGGAGCAAGGCATCGCTCGCGAACTCAAGGAAGAAACCAATCTGGATGCAGGAAAAATCACCTTGGTTGGCGTCTATGAATTCATCCGCAAGAATGAGCTCATCATCGCCTATCACGTTGAGGCATCCGGCACGATCAGGCTATCGCCGGAATTGCTGGAATACCGCCTGCTGGAACCCGCCGCGTTGCGGCCATGGCGCGCCGGCACCGGCCATGCCGTGGCCGACTGGATGCGCGCCCAGGGGCTGGCGGTAGAGTACGTTGACCGGCCTCTGCTGCAGAAGGCGCAACCTGAAGCCGCTTTGAAATCGTGA
- the alaS gene encoding alanine--tRNA ligase: protein MNSAEIREKFLKFFESKGHTIVRSSSLVPGNDPTLLFTNSGMVQFKDVFLGTEKRNYVRATSVQRCLRAGGKHNDLENVGYTARHHTFFEMLGNWSFGDYFKHDSLVWAWELLTKVYGLPADKLWATVYETDDEAYDIWHKVIGLPKERIVRIGDNKGAPYASDNFWQMADTGPCGPCSEIFYDHGPDVWGGPPGSPEQDGDRYIEIWNNVFMQFDRQIDPKTGVATLTPLPKQCVDTGMGLERLAAVLQHVHSNYEIDLFQRLIKAAARETNVTDLENNSLKVIADHIRACSFLVVDGVIPGNEGRGYVLRRIIRRALRHGHKLGQTKPFFYKLVKDLVLEMGAAYPELPAVAERVEQVLKQEEERFGETLENGMKILEAELLKNPKKLSGATAFTLYDTFGFPLDLTADICRERDIELDEAGFDAAMEHQKKTAREGGKFKMTAAVEYSGDKTRFVGYDELTHDAKVLALYVDGSAVQKIEAGQDAIVVLDTTPFYAESGGQVGDSGVLEATGAVFEVSDTLKIQAEVFGHHGHLRSGALAVGDKLNAKVDTAVRGRTIRNHSATHLMHKALREVLGVHVAQKGSLVDADKTRFDFSHNAPVSADEIRRIEEIVNREILANVATEARLMSFDDAVGAGAMALFGEKYGDEVRVLSIGTSRELCGGTHVTRTGDIGLFKIIGEGGVAAGIRRIEAVTGEAGLALVQNLSNRVNEAAAALKTQPEELTQRIAQVQDHVKALEKELNSLKSKLAANQGDELVTQAVDVNGIKVLAATLEGADSAALRETMDKLKDKLKTAAIVLAAVKDGKVSLIAGVTADATAKVKAGELVNFVAQQVGGKGGGRPDMAQAGGTDPSGLAAALQGVVAWVGERA from the coding sequence ATGAACTCAGCCGAAATCCGCGAAAAGTTTCTCAAATTCTTTGAATCCAAAGGCCACACCATCGTGCGCTCGTCGAGCCTGGTCCCCGGCAACGATCCGACACTGCTGTTTACCAACTCCGGTATGGTGCAGTTCAAGGACGTGTTCCTGGGTACAGAAAAGCGCAACTACGTGCGCGCCACCTCGGTACAGCGCTGCCTGCGCGCCGGCGGCAAGCACAACGATCTGGAAAACGTCGGCTATACCGCGCGTCACCATACTTTCTTTGAAATGCTGGGCAACTGGTCGTTCGGCGACTACTTCAAGCATGATTCGCTGGTCTGGGCCTGGGAACTGCTGACCAAGGTGTACGGCTTGCCGGCCGATAAATTGTGGGCCACGGTGTATGAAACCGACGATGAAGCCTATGATATCTGGCACAAGGTCATCGGCCTGCCGAAAGAACGCATCGTCCGTATCGGCGACAACAAGGGCGCACCTTATGCGTCGGACAATTTCTGGCAAATGGCCGATACCGGTCCTTGCGGCCCTTGTTCCGAGATTTTCTACGACCATGGTCCTGATGTATGGGGCGGTCCTCCGGGCAGCCCGGAGCAGGATGGCGACCGTTATATCGAGATCTGGAACAACGTTTTCATGCAATTCGACCGCCAGATCGATCCGAAAACCGGCGTCGCAACCCTGACGCCGCTGCCGAAGCAATGCGTCGATACCGGCATGGGGTTGGAGCGCCTAGCTGCGGTGTTGCAGCATGTGCACAGCAATTATGAGATCGATCTGTTCCAGCGCCTGATCAAAGCCGCCGCGCGCGAAACCAATGTTACCGACCTCGAAAACAACTCGCTGAAAGTGATCGCCGATCACATCCGAGCTTGTTCCTTCCTGGTGGTCGACGGTGTGATTCCGGGTAATGAAGGCCGCGGTTATGTACTGCGCCGCATTATTCGCCGTGCGTTACGCCATGGCCACAAGCTGGGCCAGACCAAGCCGTTCTTCTATAAGCTGGTCAAGGACCTGGTGCTGGAAATGGGTGCTGCCTATCCGGAGTTGCCGGCAGTTGCCGAGCGCGTCGAGCAGGTCTTGAAGCAAGAGGAAGAACGTTTCGGCGAAACACTGGAAAACGGTATGAAAATACTGGAGGCCGAGTTGCTCAAGAATCCAAAGAAATTGAGCGGCGCCACAGCATTTACCTTGTATGACACGTTTGGCTTCCCGCTGGATTTGACGGCGGATATCTGCCGCGAACGCGACATCGAACTGGACGAAGCCGGCTTTGACGCCGCAATGGAACACCAGAAAAAGACCGCGCGCGAAGGCGGTAAATTCAAGATGACGGCGGCAGTGGAGTACAGCGGCGACAAGACCCGTTTCGTTGGCTACGATGAACTGACCCACGATGCCAAGGTTCTGGCCCTCTATGTAGATGGCAGCGCAGTGCAAAAAATCGAAGCCGGTCAAGATGCTATCGTGGTGCTCGACACCACACCGTTCTATGCCGAATCAGGCGGCCAGGTTGGCGATTCCGGTGTCCTGGAAGCCACTGGCGCCGTGTTTGAGGTGAGCGACACGCTGAAAATCCAGGCAGAGGTTTTTGGGCATCACGGCCACTTGCGCAGCGGTGCGCTGGCTGTCGGCGACAAGCTTAACGCCAAGGTGGATACCGCAGTACGCGGGCGCACCATCCGCAATCACTCGGCCACCCACCTGATGCACAAGGCTTTACGCGAAGTGCTGGGCGTGCATGTGGCGCAAAAGGGTTCCTTGGTCGATGCCGACAAGACCCGTTTCGACTTCAGCCATAACGCGCCGGTCAGCGCCGACGAAATCCGTCGTATCGAAGAAATCGTCAATCGTGAAATTCTTGCCAACGTCGCTACCGAAGCCAGGCTGATGTCGTTTGACGACGCCGTAGGCGCTGGCGCCATGGCCTTGTTTGGCGAAAAATACGGCGACGAAGTACGGGTGCTGTCGATCGGTACATCGCGCGAACTGTGCGGTGGTACCCACGTTACGCGTACCGGCGATATTGGCTTGTTCAAGATCATCGGCGAAGGCGGCGTTGCGGCCGGTATCCGTCGTATCGAAGCCGTGACCGGAGAAGCAGGTCTTGCATTGGTGCAAAATCTGAGTAACCGCGTCAATGAAGCCGCAGCTGCATTGAAGACGCAACCGGAAGAGCTGACTCAGCGTATCGCGCAGGTGCAGGATCATGTCAAGGCGCTGGAAAAGGAACTGAACAGCTTGAAATCGAAGCTGGCAGCGAATCAAGGCGATGAACTGGTCACGCAGGCGGTGGACGTCAACGGCATCAAGGTACTGGCGGCGACGCTGGAAGGCGCAGATAGCGCCGCCCTGCGAGAAACCATGGACAAGCTGAAAGACAAGCTGAAAACAGCGGCGATTGTGCTGGCGGCAGTCAAGGACGGCAAGGTCAGCCTGATCGCTGGCGTTACTGCCGACGCGACTGCCAAGGTCAAGGCCGGCGAACTGGTCAATTTCGTGGCGCAGCAGGTTGGTGGCAAGGGCGGCGGCCGTCCCGATATGGCGCAAGCCGGCGGTACCGATCCGAGCGGCCTGGCGGCGGCATTGCAAGGCGTAGTTGCCTGGGTTGGCGAACGCGCATAA
- the ugpQ gene encoding glycerophosphodiester phosphodiesterase — MWPYPKIVAHRGGGTLAPENTLAAMRCGLEHGFHAVEFDVMLSRDGVPILMHDPVFGRTVRGVGKVSDVNADQLAVMDAGSWLGPQFAGERICTYRQVLAFCRQNSIWMNVEIKPAEGFEIETGRVVAQITEEVFEVELAAHVAANGGAWPDPALPLFSSFSFDALRAAQVAAPDIPRGFLTDTIADDWQQRLQELDAVALHTNHKYLSPMQAQAVKQAGYGLFCYTVNTSARAAEILGWGVDGFCTDRIDLIAADFA, encoded by the coding sequence ATGTGGCCCTATCCAAAAATAGTCGCGCACCGCGGCGGCGGCACGCTGGCTCCGGAAAATACCTTGGCGGCCATGCGTTGCGGCCTGGAGCACGGCTTCCATGCCGTCGAGTTCGATGTCATGCTGTCGCGCGACGGGGTGCCGATTCTGATGCACGACCCGGTGTTCGGCCGAACTGTGCGGGGTGTTGGCAAGGTGTCCGACGTCAATGCCGACCAGCTGGCTGTGATGGATGCCGGCAGCTGGCTGGGTCCGCAGTTTGCCGGTGAGCGGATCTGCACCTACCGCCAGGTGCTAGCCTTTTGCCGGCAGAACAGCATCTGGATGAATGTTGAAATCAAGCCTGCCGAGGGATTTGAGATAGAGACCGGGCGAGTAGTGGCGCAAATCACCGAGGAGGTCTTCGAGGTTGAGCTGGCGGCGCATGTGGCGGCCAATGGTGGCGCCTGGCCCGATCCGGCATTGCCTTTGTTTTCTTCGTTTTCGTTTGATGCGCTGCGCGCCGCCCAGGTCGCCGCGCCCGATATTCCGCGCGGATTTTTGACAGATACGATCGCAGATGACTGGCAACAACGGCTCCAGGAACTGGATGCGGTAGCCCTGCATACCAACCACAAATACCTGTCGCCAATGCAGGCCCAAGCGGTGAAGCAAGCCGGTTACGGCTTGTTCTGTTATACGGTGAATACATCGGCGCGCGCCGCGGAAATACTCGGCTGGGGCGTGGATGGATTCTGCACGGACCGGATCGACTTGATTGCGGCCGATTTTGCCTAG
- a CDS encoding 2TM domain-containing protein, which translates to MNDANQSLQDARRQVERKIGFYLHLAVYLIVNSSLLLLNFLHNPGQPWALGPLFGWGIGLLFHGLAVFLRDPGAQWKQRMIERELQKHKRTPPT; encoded by the coding sequence ATGAACGACGCCAACCAAAGTTTGCAAGACGCTCGCCGCCAAGTCGAACGGAAAATCGGCTTTTACCTGCACCTGGCAGTATATTTGATTGTAAACAGCAGCCTTTTACTGCTGAATTTCTTGCATAATCCCGGTCAGCCTTGGGCACTAGGACCGCTCTTCGGCTGGGGAATCGGCTTGCTTTTTCACGGCCTCGCTGTATTCCTCAGAGATCCTGGCGCGCAGTGGAAGCAACGAATGATAGAACGAGAATTACAAAAACATAAACGTACTCCGCCAACATGA
- a CDS encoding sensor histidine kinase yields MNPAPETALPPAAEPLARRLLRTLYINLGIDIICAVIVTYVMRISDRFLPNLVFSLCIGLTAMVLIEAGRSLIWRNAMPRKAHFLAFILIAAGIAQFLGIRLANQLLGLPTDNFSMYMNVSGLGLIILTVSVCIGATLFFWNLSTLAELRNQAASERARAVAVEKQALQAQLQMLQAQIEPHMLFNTLATLQSLIALDAARAQQMLDQLIHFLRASLSSSRIEQTTLAQEFSLMEAYLELMSLRMGSRLSFELQLPAALRDTVIAPMLLQPLVENAIKHGLEPKIEGGRIEVSASRHGQLLLLDVCDTGLGLAPEPLQAPASHSSHIGLSNIHERLQALYGAQASLSVKPNLPHGVIAQLQLPIQS; encoded by the coding sequence ATGAATCCAGCTCCAGAGACCGCATTGCCGCCCGCCGCCGAACCGCTTGCACGACGCTTGCTGCGCACCCTGTACATCAATCTCGGCATCGATATCATTTGCGCCGTGATTGTCACTTACGTGATGCGCATCAGCGACCGGTTCCTGCCTAACCTGGTGTTTTCACTATGCATCGGCTTGACGGCGATGGTGTTGATAGAAGCCGGCCGCTCCCTGATCTGGCGTAATGCCATGCCGCGCAAGGCGCACTTCCTCGCTTTCATACTGATAGCGGCAGGTATCGCCCAGTTCCTCGGTATCCGCTTGGCCAACCAGCTGCTCGGCCTGCCCACAGATAATTTCTCTATGTATATGAATGTAAGCGGCCTCGGCCTGATTATCCTGACTGTCTCGGTCTGCATCGGCGCCACCCTGTTTTTCTGGAACCTCAGCACGCTGGCCGAACTGCGCAACCAGGCAGCCAGTGAACGAGCCCGCGCTGTCGCCGTCGAGAAGCAAGCCTTACAGGCGCAACTGCAGATGCTGCAGGCGCAAATTGAGCCGCATATGCTGTTCAATACCCTGGCGACCTTGCAAAGCCTGATCGCATTGGACGCTGCAAGGGCGCAGCAGATGCTGGATCAGTTGATCCATTTCCTGCGCGCTTCGCTGTCTTCCTCTCGCATCGAGCAAACCACGTTGGCGCAGGAATTCAGCCTGATGGAAGCCTATCTGGAACTGATGTCGCTGCGCATGGGCAGCCGTCTCAGCTTCGAACTGCAATTGCCGGCCGCGTTGCGCGATACCGTAATCGCGCCGATGCTGCTACAACCCCTGGTCGAAAACGCCATCAAACATGGCTTGGAACCCAAGATAGAAGGCGGCCGGATCGAGGTCAGCGCCAGCCGCCACGGCCAACTATTGCTGCTCGACGTCTGCGATACCGGCCTCGGCCTGGCGCCAGAACCACTGCAAGCACCGGCCAGCCACAGCAGCCACATCGGTCTCAGTAATATCCACGAACGGCTGCAGGCGCTGTACGGCGCCCAGGCCAGCCTGAGCGTCAAGCCTAACCTTCCGCATGGCGTCATTGCCCAACTCCAATTACCTATCCAGTCATGA
- a CDS encoding LytR/AlgR family response regulator transcription factor has translation MTTPSNLRALIAEDEPILAAALRQALERLWPELQIIASVDNGQAVVEQTLRQRPDILFLDIKMPGKSGLEAAQELAEEWPENEAFPLIVFVTAYDEYAITAFEHAAADYVLKPISDARLGKTIDRLQQRLHQNNDSNAALDRLIGQLHNMQPRTNTEPLTMIRAAVGNQIRMIPINEVIYFEASDKYINVVTADSESLIRTSLKELLPQIDNRQFWQVHRGTIVNHQCIQMAIRDESGKLSLKLRGRSESLAVSRVFAHLFKQM, from the coding sequence ATGACTACACCATCCAATCTGCGCGCCCTGATAGCCGAAGACGAACCGATCCTGGCAGCCGCGCTGCGGCAAGCCTTGGAGCGCCTGTGGCCTGAACTGCAGATCATCGCCAGCGTCGACAATGGCCAGGCTGTGGTCGAGCAAACCCTCCGGCAGCGTCCCGACATCCTGTTCCTGGATATCAAGATGCCAGGAAAAAGCGGTTTGGAAGCGGCCCAGGAACTGGCCGAGGAATGGCCGGAGAATGAGGCGTTCCCATTGATCGTGTTTGTCACCGCCTACGACGAGTATGCGATTACCGCCTTCGAACATGCCGCCGCCGATTATGTCCTGAAGCCCATCAGCGATGCGCGCCTGGGCAAGACCATCGACCGCTTGCAGCAGCGCCTGCACCAAAACAATGACAGTAATGCCGCTCTGGATCGCCTGATCGGCCAATTGCACAATATGCAACCACGGACCAATACCGAGCCGCTGACCATGATCCGCGCCGCCGTCGGCAACCAGATCCGCATGATCCCGATCAATGAGGTGATTTATTTTGAAGCCAGCGACAAATACATCAATGTCGTCACCGCCGACAGCGAGTCGCTGATACGCACCAGTCTCAAGGAATTGTTGCCGCAAATCGATAACCGCCAGTTCTGGCAGGTGCACCGCGGCACTATCGTCAATCACCAATGCATCCAGATGGCAATCCGCGATGAAAGTGGCAAGTTGTCTCTGAAATTGCGCGGCCGTAGTGAAAGCCTGGCGGTCAGCCGGGTATTTGCGCATCTTTTCAAACAAATGTAA